The nucleotide window CAGTCCGCTGGTGCGCGCCCGCCAGACGGCGGAAACCTTTTGCGAAGCCGCCGGGATTTCCGCACCGGTGATCCAACCATGGATCGCCTGCGGCATGCGCGCGGACACGGCGATCAACGAACTCCGCGCATTCGATAGATTCCGCCGCATCCTGCTTGTGGGCCATGAGCCGGATCTCTCCGGCCTGATCGAGTTTCTTCTCGGTGCGAGTGGCGGAGCGGTCGACGTGAAGAAGGGCGCACTCGCCTGCCTGGACGTCTCGCCATCCGGACGACGCGGCCGCCTGCTGTTCCTCATCCCGCCGAAAATGGTGGAATGATGGAGCTCGGGAGCGTGGCTCCATCTAACGATACGTCACCTCGATCGCGGTCGGCACCTTGAAATGGCGCGCCATCTCCCGTGCCCGCCAGTGGAGATCGCCGTGGCTGGGGCTGGAGTCCGGACGACGCGACAGCATCC belongs to Luteolibacter ambystomatis and includes:
- the sixA gene encoding phosphohistidine phosphatase SixA, with the protein product MELLILRHGKAEDHGHPGGDGERALVEKGYKQARRAGELAKAADLLPDLVLTSPLVRARQTAETFCEAAGISAPVIQPWIACGMRADTAINELRAFDRFRRILLVGHEPDLSGLIEFLLGASGGAVDVKKGALACLDVSPSGRRGRLLFLIPPKMVE